The Anguilla rostrata isolate EN2019 chromosome 18, ASM1855537v3, whole genome shotgun sequence genome has a window encoding:
- the LOC135245105 gene encoding protein myomixer-like — MPAALLLLRSLLVRLLGSRLAALAAQFLRRSLSLAAARLGSLLQRVWERVRSQESREAILSCVLCILNMHKKADN; from the coding sequence ATGCCAGCGGCGCTCCTCCTGCTGCGCTCGCTGCTGGTCCGGCTGCTCGGGAGCAGGCTGGCCGCGCTGGCCGCTCAGTTCCTCAGGAGGAGCCTGTCGCTGGCCGCCGCCCGCCTGGGGTCcctgctgcagcgcgtctgggaGCGCGTGCGATCGCAGGAGTCGCGCGAGGCCATCCTGTCCTGCGTGCTCTGCATTCTCAACATGCACAAGAAGGCGGACAACTGA